A section of the Oryza sativa Japonica Group chromosome 1, ASM3414082v1 genome encodes:
- the LOC4325761 gene encoding phytochromobilin:ferredoxin oxidoreductase, chloroplastic, protein MTGGMRWCSGWQEESCFAIGAGTDVANLFISIKRTQLLLATEEWLLAGLACSWGESMSSGGVGGGSLGAGLLYHKFVSFALEETRLRTTLTPHPSQEKFKSIKPNDDNTVFNALSFSAPKIRLLRSLTIEKKNSYQVLDFAAFSEPEYDLPIFCANVFTTHAQSIVVLDLNPLYDTTVHKDYKDKYYRSIMPLVHKYNELLPWGGKITSESLKFFSPIVIWTIFESTEHNHHVLHSAFVDYYKVWLELMDQAIKENNKATIARNQEEQHKYLTWRAEKDPGYPLLKKLIGESRAEDLVMEFLFEGVNTLGTKSFLDYFPEYARDDGSVNKKRSMIGKSFETRPWDANGEFIGDAEAQ, encoded by the exons ATGACAGGCGGGATGCGGTGGTGCTCCGGCTGGCAGGAGGAAAGCTGCTTTGCGATTGGTGCAGGGACAGATGTGGCTAATCTGTTTATCTCTATCAAGAGAACACAACTACTACTTGCCACTGAAGAGTGGCTGCTTGCAGGCTTGGCTTGCAGCTGGGGAGAGAGCatgagcagcggcggcgtcggcggcgggagcttGGGCGCCGGCTTGCTGTACCACAAGTTCGTCAGCTTCGCGCTGGAGGAGACCCGACTCCGGACCACCCTCACCCCTCACCCCTCCCag GAAAAGTTCAAGTCTATAAAACCCAATGATGATAATACAGTTTTCAATGCTCTCTCATTCAGTGCACCGAAAATTAGATTGCTTCGCAGCTTGACAATCGAGAAGAAAAACTCATATCAG GTTCTTGACTTTGCCGCTTTCTCTGAACCTGAATACGATCTTCCTATATTTTGCGCCAACGTTTTTACAACTCATGCACAAAGTATTGTTGTATT GGACCTCAATCCTCTATATGATACTACAGTGCACAAGGATTACAAAGATAAGTACTATAGGAGTATAATGCCTCTTGTACACAAGTATAACGAG CTTCTTCCTTGGGGTGGCAAGATTACGAGTGAGTCATTGAAGTTCTTCTCTCCAATTGTGATCTGGACAATATTTGAGTCAACTGAACACAACCACCATGTTCTACATTCAGCTTTCGTGGATTATTATAAG GTCTGGCTTGAATTAATGGACCAAGcaattaaagaaaataacaaagcaACAATTGCTCGTAACCAAGAAGAACAACATAAATATCTCACATGGAGGGCTGAGAAG GATCCTGGCTATCCCCTTTTGAAGAAGTTAATTGGTGAAAGTCGTGCCGAG GATCTGGTGATGGAGTTTCTGTTTGAAGGAGTAAATACTCTTGGAACAAAATCATTTCTGGATTATTTCCCTGAATACGCCCGTGATGATGGGTCAGTGAACAAGAAAAGGAGTATGATCGGCAAGTCTTTTGAAACTAGGCCTTGGGACGCCAATGGAGAATTCATTGGCGATGCCGAAGCACAGTAA